The genome window CGAGCCCCCACGACGACCTCATCCTGACGCTGGCGGGGGCGGGCCCCCTCCTCTCCGGTCTCCAAGCCAGGTTCGCGGCCGACCGCCGCATCGAGTGGCTGGGCTTCGTAGCCGACGAGGCGGTCCGGAAGAGCCTCTGGCGGGGCTCGGACGTCGTCGTGCTGCCGAGCCCCATCGAGGGCCTGAGCCTCAGCCTCCTAGAAGGCATGGCGAGCGGCTGCATGCCGGTGGCCACGGACGTCGGCGAGCACGGCGACGTCCTGGCCGGCGTAGGGCGCGTCCTCGACCCGCTGAACATACGCCGCGACCTACGCGCCGCGTGGGACTGGCTGGCGGGCAACCGCAACGAGGTGGTCGGGTACGGCCAGGCCGCGCGGCAACGAGTGCTGGAACAGTACACGTCGGATCGGCATTGGCGCGCGCTGGGCGAGCTCTACGCGAACGTGCTGCGCTAGCTTTAGCGAGCGGAACCGGTCGAGGCGCGAAGCCAAGGCTAAGCGGGATCGGCCTCCGCACCTTCCCCGACCGCCTTGGGCTTGTTGCCCGCAGCGGCCAGCCTGACGACCATGTAGCCACCCAAGAGCGGGCCGAGGATGAACAGGCTGTAGAACGTCAACAGCCGCCAGACGAACACGGTGGCCGGCCCTGCCTCGCCGCTCCCCTTGCTTATGAGGAACCAGCTCAGCACGACCTCGAGGAAGCCGCTGGCGCCCGGGGTCGGTACGAACGTGCTCATGACGGACACGACGGTCTGCCCGACGAGGACGAGCCCGAAGCCGAGGTGCACGTTCAAGCCCACGAGCAGGAAATGCAGGACGGTGAAGTAGCACGCCCACGCCGCCGCCGTGAGGAGTTGGATGACCACGTGCTGCCATAAGGGGGCGGAGGCGAAGGTCTGGCTGCTGGCGATGACACTGGCGGCCAGGCGCAGGCCGCGGCGTCTGAAGCGCAGGAACGGACCGCGGAGCACCCGGTTGGCGATCGGGCCGATCCAACTCACCTTGAAGAGCAGCAGGTACGCGAAGGCCACGGTGAGGAGGATCGTGACGACGCCGATGACCGTCCAGAGCGGAGTGCGCGGGTATGCGCCCATCGAGTAGAGGGCTATCAGGGAGAGCGGCATCGCCCACGCGTGGAACGTGGTGTCCGACGACATGGTGGCGAGGGCCGCCGCCCACGCGCGACCGCTGCCAGCACCCTGCAGGTCGAGGGTGAGGGCGATGCCCGCGACGTTCCCGCTGCCGCCGGGCGTCACGGCGGCCGAGAACAGGCCTAGGACGTG of Trueperaceae bacterium contains these proteins:
- a CDS encoding flippase-like domain-containing protein, coding for MKRPVLHALLISLALSGLGFAFALWSVGGPKALLKAGELAPRYLLYAAAALVASFVISALRLAFICRSLGYRLRLRHALRAHVLGLFSAAVTPGGSGNVAGIALTLDLQGAGSGRAWAAALATMSSDTTFHAWAMPLSLIALYSMGAYPRTPLWTVIGVVTILLTVAFAYLLLFKVSWIGPIANRVLRGPFLRFRRRGLRLAASVIASSQTFASAPLWQHVVIQLLTAAAWACYFTVLHFLLVGLNVHLGFGLVLVGQTVVSVMSTFVPTPGASGFLEVVLSWFLISKGSGEAGPATVFVWRLLTFYSLFILGPLLGGYMVVRLAAAGNKPKAVGEGAEADPA